The DNA window GTTTGTGCTCACAACGTCAAAAAGTGGACTGTTCGTACGGATCTGAAACTTTGTGTTCGCTGGCACCAAAAGTCGATAAACCCGCTTTAGCTTATTGTCTTGCGAGACCTGAGCGTCAACCACCTCACGCTGGGGCGTGAAGGCTCCGATTGACAGAAACCCGCCGGGGCTTTTGTCTTCGTGTCGACCGAGCAGTCCTTCAGCATCATCAACCTCAACCAGCACTACCTTTGCTGGAGCCAGCTTGACATCCACAGTTACCACTTTCGCGGTTCCGATTATCGGATTGGCCGCTGCCTGCCCCCAGCGGCACATATCGACATAGTCTCCTTCGAGAGCTTGAACACATAGCTCATAGCGTCCGAACGGAAGTCCAGCGAATCGATAGCTGCCATCGGAACTTGTAATCACGTTTGTGGCAAAGGGCTGGTAACGTTCTGGTTGGTCCGCAAGCAATACCGCCAGGACTCGCGCCCCCGCTGATACGCAGCGCCACGCTCATCGATCACGCGGCCAGAAAGGGATCCTGTCTCCTGTGCAACCAGTGAAGACAGCAGAGTAAAAAAGAAAACTAAAATTCTATGTTGGGTTCGAATCATCTCACTATCTCTCTCAGATCTATTGCATCGTCAACTTGCCACGGTACTGCCAACCGCTCCAGTCGCCATTGATGCGCTGTCCCATCATGAATACGTGGCGAGTGCCCGCGAAGGGACTCTTGAAGGTGAAGCGCAAGTTAACTCCAACAATCGTATTGTCGCTGGGTGCCGCTTTGGCGTAGCCACCGATTGTGGTATTCATCTCTACAAGACATTGGCTGTTGTATAAGCTACTGCCGCCTCCATAGAAAGGAATCCACATGAAGCCACTCTCATACTGGCCGGCGTCATCCATGAGGAAGAAATAGTAACCCTGTGGTGACGATCCCGAATAGATTTCCATGCGGAGCCGGCAACCCGAGGCTCGATCCTGGGCAAGGCCGCTATCAGTCTTGGACTTATTGATATTCAGATAGAGGTACTTGATCGGCATACAGGTACTACCGTAGTCGCAAGTGGTTGCCGGATATGGACCGTCCTTGGCCCCATACGTGAGCGCTGTAGTTGCCGTTCCATTTGCCGTTACCGTTGATTCAATCGGATTCGGATTGTTGCTCGTGCCGGAGATTGGATTATAGAAGGTCAGCGAGGGAACGCCACTAGTGGAACTCAACACACGAATGGTATAGAGATTGCTATTTTCCCAGTAAATCTGATTGGGGTCTTCATTTGTCCAGGCCGTGGCATTGTTGTATACAATCGTCCGAACATAGATATCTCTGTCCTGGCCACTATTCCCGGCAGAATAGACAGCTTCCGCCTGATACCCCGACGATACTGGATTCGCGTGAGTCAGATTGCCATCCAGCGCCTGGACAAGTTTGAATTTCGCTACGCAAGTTCCACACATATTTGCCACTTGCATCTTAAGTGTGAGCGTCATCCCTTGATACAACTGCGGGAGCGAAACATTCTGGCTGTTCGTGATCGTAAACGTTGGCGCCACTGGCACACTCCAAGTCGCTCCAATATTTGCGCTCGAATAGGGGACACTCCCACCGGTAGCACTTGTCAGACCCCACAGATATCGCGGACCGCTCATCGCTAGATTACTGAGCTTCAAACTCAGATTCCAAGTAGTAGTGGGGCTCGCAGGACTGCCGCTACTTTGCGACAAATCGATACTGCATGCTCCATTGGAAACCACACCACTGGTTCCTAGCGTGTAGTCGGCTCCAAAATTTCCCGTTCCAGACCAGTCATCTAACTGAAAGTGATAGGTTCCTGCAGTCCGATAGACTCGAAACCGGCAAGTCTGCCCAGCCGGATACTGACTGGCAGTGGAACTCGGGCTCAGGGTAAACATCGCGTACGAGATTCGCGCCTGATCTTCGGGATCTTTGACCGTAACGGCTAAAGTCGTGCTATTGCCACTGGAAGGACTGAAACTGGCGGAGGAAATTTCTTGAGGAGCTTGCGCGATGCTAAATTGTTTGAGGTCAAGCTGAGTCCCATCTTGTAAGCTTTTTGCCTGGATCGTAATTATCGGACTCGGGCATGTTCCAGTCAAGCACGTTGGGGCAAGATAGAAAACCGTAGGAGTCGTGCCCGTTGCCCCCGTGCCTCCGTCAACAACAGTGTCAAAGCTTATATCGTTATTATTCGTGAAGCGCCCAACGTACGAACTAAGCGTACTCGTAATTGTGAACCGTACACCCCGATTGGCTGTTGGAGTCAGTCCACTGAGTGTCGCAGTGAACCCTCGTGATGTCGGGGAGCCAAAGTTCATCGGTGTTGAGGCGCCAGCCATGGAGAGACTGATCTTGTTCAGTTGTATGGCCACCGGTATACAGGAAGTCGGCGAAGCGGCGCTGCATACATTTCCAGAAACCGTCGCGTTTGCGCTCACAGCCGATGGTGCGGTGTATACATTTGCAGCGCCGCTCTGAGTCGTTGGAGACTGGAAAGCGCCCTGCGCAGGATTGGCCCACGTCAAGCTTGTATTGGAGCTGTTTGTGATGGTGGCTGTAAAACTGTTCGACTGCCCATTGTTGAGGGTGACCGTTCCGGATGGCGAAACGGTCAAGCCAACGGGGCCCAGGATATTGATGGTGCCGGTGGTCAAAGCACCAAAGGCGATGCCACTCTTCGCCATTTTCCACTGGAAAGAACAGCCGGAGCAAATGGTGTTTCGAGCGGTGCCAGCGATCGTAAAGACAGCAATTTCGTTCGGAGCAATACTGGATTGACCGGAAGACCAACTCACTTCTCCACCGATGCCAAAATCAGCTGCCGTTGTTCCCTGCGCCTGCAGCTTGTAGCTCGTGGGAGTCCAGGTCGTACCGCCCGTATTACGCATCCGTATGATTGCAGTAAACGCCGTAGAGATATTAACGCTCACCGGCAAATCATTGGGCTGGGCTAATTCTTGAGTAGCCAGATCGATGGCCGCGTTCTCAATCGCGATCACCCGGCCATTCAGGCGAATGTATTCCTTGGTCTGAGCCCAAGCGCGATCTGATGCGAGCAGGCTGCACAGACTCAGCATGTACAGTATTTTTCGATATGTCGCATGATCTAGATACACGTCGACCCATTGGCGCAAAAGCGTCTGCACGCAAAACCCTCCCATTACCCAGCCACCGTAACACTCTCAGCTCGGTCTGGAGTGATATCGCTCAGTCAAGGTTGAATCGTCAGCTTAATTCAAACTAATGATATCCGTCAATAACTAATTATTGATTGGATCATTAAAGATTAAACTTATTGAGGGCAGCGGAGGAACTTTCTCTCTACGGCATGATGAGTTTCTGAAAGTAGGCACGAATATCTACACATCCCATAAGGCGAGGCCCCCATCCCGCGTGTGCCCGAAACGGCCCCGGCAGCCCCCTCCATCCAGGAAATGCCAGCTCAAATTGACGTGCTCCTCCTCCGAACCTTGCATGGGGGCCATTTCCGAGAGGCGTTACACAGTGCCAGATACAGGATCCTGAAAACAGCTTCCCATTCGGGAAGGGATTCTTAGTGTCCTTGCGAAACTCGTCTGCAAAAATGGAAGAGTGGAATTACTCGATTCCGCCACAATCTGGTGATTCGGCTATTCGACGCACAATTCATCGAGTACCAGTGGGACAGCTTTCAACACCAATGTAGATCTACACCTGCGCTTGCAGAAAGCCGCGCAACCCGCCAACCAGAGCTGAATCCCTTCCTTGGCACATGCCACAAGCCCAGGCACATTCTTCTAGCCTTCCTCATCCACCCGCCTCAAAGCGCACCAGATACAACATCGGATCGAGATATCCCGGAAGCCATTATTGTCGAGGTTGATGAGAGTCAGAGCATTGCGAGGCTGATTCGGAGTTGCGAAATTCCCGAAATGGGCAGCCAGGAGCCAACGGTGATCTGGTGAGATCGAGATCGATCCTGGTTGCGGCGCACATTCATCGAAGTTTGGATACTGCCCGTGACCAGAGAGATCACTTCAATCCGGTTTGCGGTGAAGTTCGCGGCATAAAGGACCCCGCGCTGCTCATCGAGCGTCAGATCTGCCGCTTGTCCCCCAAGATTGCCGTTCCGAATGTCGCGGCGGATGCCAATCTCATGCCGAAATTGGCTTTTATCGGTCAGCGTCCGCCAGCCTTCAGACAGTATCGGCACCTTCTGAAATGAGACTGGGACTCACCTCAACCCCATACATCTCGGTCAATCGCGCTTGGATGCGCGACATTCATCCTACATACACCCAGCGCGATGATCTTCGCCACGGGTCCGAAGCTTCTGCGCCAACTGTGACTCAAAACCGTTGTTCGCGCTTAAACATCTTCCAACTCTTTCAGCTCGGAGAACGGAGTTGATATAAACCCTTTGTCCCCCCTTACGGCGTCATGAATCAGTCCTCTTCCAGGTTTAGCCCCATTGCAGCCCAAGCCATCAGCAAACAGCCATCGCATCTTTCAAAATCATTTCTCCTTCCTGATCAATTCCTTAGACCAGCATTTACGCCTCCCATCCCAAAGCTCCTGCTACCATATTTCCGAAGGCATAGTAGCGTCCTTCAGCAAGCCCGAGACTCCAGATCCCGGGCTTTTTCAATTGCACCCAAGGTTTTCGCCATGCTAGCCGAAGCCCAGATCAAGATCTGCCATGCGAGGGGCTGCAAAAGGTAATGGCCGCAGGGGCAGCGCAAGAATGTTCCACTCCTCCTGCAACGCGCTCCGCCACGGCGCCGACTCAGAATCGATCCCTGATCTCAATGTCCGTTCCATCGAAAGACTCGACACCCAGAAGCCGGACTTGCCCACCAGAAACAGTTCGAACTCCGCTTCGCCCAGGCCTTCCAACTCCCCTGTCTCACATCCAGTCGATCCGCCGTAATAAGGCCGAAATAGCGTACAAACAGCGAAAACGAAAGAACGAACCTACCGAGCACTTAACCCCATTGCTTCTAACTACTTAGAAGGTCAGAAAATGTCCTGGAAACAGCATTTTTGTAACAGAACCCGATGCAGAAAGGCGGCAGAGCACACACGCCTCATCCTTCGACCTATTCAGCGCTATGCTCAATGGTAGAAGGTTGAGGTATAGATGGCTTCTTCTCGATTCCCAATCCCCCAAGGCACGCAGGACATGTTGATTCTCCAGATTCTGTCGCTGGAGCCTGCACACGGCTACGGCATTTCCCAACGGCTCGAACAAATTTCGAAATCCGTTATCCAACTCAACCAGGGCTCCCTCTATCCTGCGCTCCATCGGCTCGAACAGAAGGAATGGCTCCAGGCGGAGTGGAAGCAATCGGAAACAGGACGGGAGGCGAAATTTTATTCTTTAACCGCTGCCGGACGAAAACAGCTCGCCGCTGAGAAAGAGAGCTGGGCCCGGCTGACGGGAGCCGTCCAACTCATCTTCGATGAGGGGAGTTGGTCATGAAGCAAATCCGAAACTGGTTCCGGCTGCGCAATCTGGAACAGGACTTCGCCCGGGAGTTGCAATACCACCTCGACAGCCGCGTCAGCGATCTGATCCTGTCCGGTTTGTCTGAAGCGGAAGCCCGCAAACAGGCCACACTCGAACTCGGTGGCATCACCCAAATCCAGGAAGAAGTGCGTGATGTTTGGCTGACGCGATGGCTAAGAGACCTCACCTATGACCTGCGCTTCTCTGCCCGGTCCTTTCGCCGCAATCCATCGTTTACGGCGACGGCAGTACTTTCGCTAGCACTCGGCATTGGCGCGACAACCGCCATCTACTCGCTGGTGGATCAGATCCTCCTGCACACGCTTCCAGTACGCAGCCCGGAACGTCTCGTCCTCATCGACTGGAAGGGCGATCAGGTAGGCAACGCCTTCGGCAGTTATAACCTGATGTCCTATCCGATCTGCCGCGACCTGCAACAGCAAGAGCGATTCTTTGAAGGTGTACTGTGCCGTGCTGCCATCACCGTCAACCTTTCCACCAGCGGAGAGAACAAGCCCACTGCGGCGGAGATCGTTTCGGGCACTTATTTCCCTGTGCTTGGAGTCAGGCCGGCACTGGGTAGAGTCTTGACCGTTACAGATGACCAAGCACCTGGCGCCAGTCCTGTCGTGGTGCTTTCTTATGACTACTGGACAACACAACTCGCTGGCGATCCGGATGCAGTGGGCAAGAAGGTGATGGTTAATCAGCACCCGATGACAATTGTTGGCGTGGCCACTCCCGGGTTCCATGGCATCGATGTGGGCGAAGTTCCAGCACTCTGGATTCCCGCCGCAATGTCAGAGCAAATGCTTCCTAGTTTTCATGACTTACTCGATCGCCGCACTAGTTGGATGCAAGTGCTGGGACGGCTGAAGCCGGATATGACACTCCCACAAGCACGGGCAGGACTACAGCCCTGGTTCCAGGCAATGCTCAACGACGATCTGCACCGCGCAGGCTTCCCCAGCATTACAGCCGAGCGGCGGCAGCGCTTTCTGGGCTCAACACTTGCCCTCACACCCGCGCCACAGGGTCATTCCAGCCTGCGGCGCAGGCTCTCGCAGCCGCTCTGGGTCCTGCTGGCCGCAACCATTGTGCTGCTCGGTCTCGCTTGCCTGAACGTTGCCGGTCTTTTCCTGGCACGCGGATCGGTTCGCCACCGGGAGATCCATACGCGATTGGCGCTG is part of the Bryobacter aggregatus MPL3 genome and encodes:
- a CDS encoding carboxypeptidase-like regulatory domain-containing protein, with amino-acid sequence MLADQPERYQPFATNVITSSDGSYRFAGLPFGRYELCVQALEGDYVDMCRWGQAAANPIIGTAKVVTVDVKLAPAKVVLVEVDDAEGLLGRHEDKSPGGFLSIGAFTPQREVVDAQVSQDNKLKRVYRLLVPANTKFQIRTNSPLFDVVSTNEMLQPLRVTQDQDQILTESDGPKTIQVRIQGLKKLELAK
- a CDS encoding PadR family transcriptional regulator, which gives rise to MASSRFPIPQGTQDMLILQILSLEPAHGYGISQRLEQISKSVIQLNQGSLYPALHRLEQKEWLQAEWKQSETGREAKFYSLTAAGRKQLAAEKESWARLTGAVQLIFDEGSWS